A genome region from Variovorax paradoxus includes the following:
- the maiA gene encoding maleylacetoacetate isomerase: MKLHNYFRSSSSFRVRIALNLKGLDYEYIPVHIARGEHRTGPYSAISADMLVPLLEDEGERFSQSLAIMEYLDETHPEPALLPGDPVGRAHVRALAQSIACEIHPLNNLRVLKYLVKDLKLDEEAKNTWYRHWVRDGMLAFERQLAQHPAGRFCYGNTPTLADCCLVPQIFNGRRFDCDFSGLPRSMAAFEACMELDAFQRAQPSQAPDAEA; this comes from the coding sequence ATGAAGCTGCATAACTATTTCCGCTCCTCTTCCTCGTTCCGCGTGCGCATCGCCCTGAACCTGAAGGGCCTCGACTACGAGTACATCCCGGTGCACATCGCACGCGGCGAACACCGCACCGGCCCTTACTCCGCCATCTCGGCCGACATGCTGGTGCCGCTGCTCGAGGACGAAGGCGAACGCTTCTCGCAATCGCTGGCCATCATGGAGTACCTCGACGAGACGCATCCCGAGCCGGCACTGCTGCCGGGCGACCCGGTGGGCCGCGCCCACGTGCGCGCGCTGGCGCAGTCCATCGCCTGCGAGATCCATCCCCTGAACAACCTGCGCGTGCTCAAGTACCTCGTGAAGGACCTGAAGCTCGACGAAGAGGCCAAGAACACCTGGTACCGCCACTGGGTGCGCGACGGCATGCTGGCCTTCGAGCGCCAGCTGGCGCAGCACCCGGCCGGCAGGTTCTGCTACGGCAACACGCCGACGCTGGCCGACTGCTGCCTGGTGCCGCAGATCTTCAATGGCCGCCGCTTCGACTGCGACTTCAGCGGCCTGCCGCGCAGCATGGCCGCCTTCGAGGCCTGCATGGAGCTCGACGCCTTCCAGCGCGCGCAGCCTTCCCAGGCACCCGACGCGGAAGCCTGA
- a CDS encoding tetratricopeptide repeat protein: MPIRFGKAGKATALNELGRQRDDDGDQDGALEAYARASAVHPYWAVPWYNAGLIHKYRGDWAASLQANARAVECDPQNQGAIWNLGIAATALGDWATARRAWRQYGIGVPDGDGPVDYFVGLTPIRVHGGEASEVVWADRIDPARAILRNVPTPASGHRYGDLVLHDGAANGYRQRGDREVPVFDALELIAPSDYSTYEVSIGNAVSDDIDALIRRLEAGDAGAENWSTSMQLLCRACSEGRPYGEGQHDHGPEEIPGAMGPWRLGIATRDESAVRRVLDEWRAGVSTDASLHDFRCVLQASPRC, encoded by the coding sequence ATGCCCATCCGATTCGGCAAGGCCGGCAAGGCCACCGCCCTCAATGAACTCGGTCGCCAGCGCGACGACGACGGCGACCAGGACGGCGCGCTCGAGGCCTACGCACGGGCCAGCGCCGTCCATCCGTACTGGGCCGTGCCCTGGTACAACGCCGGCCTGATCCACAAGTACCGCGGCGACTGGGCCGCCTCGCTGCAGGCCAACGCCCGCGCCGTCGAGTGCGATCCGCAGAACCAGGGCGCCATCTGGAACCTGGGCATCGCCGCGACCGCGCTCGGCGACTGGGCCACGGCGCGGCGCGCCTGGCGGCAATACGGCATCGGCGTGCCCGACGGCGACGGCCCGGTCGACTACTTCGTCGGCCTCACGCCGATCCGCGTGCATGGCGGCGAGGCCAGCGAGGTGGTGTGGGCCGACCGCATCGACCCGGCCCGCGCCATCCTGCGCAACGTGCCCACGCCGGCCAGCGGCCACCGCTACGGCGACCTGGTGCTGCACGACGGCGCGGCCAACGGCTACCGCCAGCGCGGCGACCGCGAAGTGCCGGTGTTCGATGCGCTCGAACTCATCGCGCCGTCGGACTACTCGACCTACGAGGTGTCCATCGGCAACGCCGTCAGCGACGACATCGATGCGCTCATCCGGCGCCTCGAGGCGGGCGACGCCGGCGCCGAGAACTGGAGCACCAGCATGCAGCTGCTGTGCCGCGCCTGCTCCGAGGGCCGTCCTTATGGGGAGGGCCAGCACGACCATGGTCCCGAAGAGATTCCGGGCGCGATGGGCCCGTGGCGGCTCGGCATCGCCACGCGCGACGAATCGGCCGTGCGCCGCGTCCTCGACGAATGGCGCGCAGGCGTCTCGACCGATGCCTCGCTGCACGACTTCCGCTGCGTGCTGCAGGCTTCACCCCGGTGCTGA
- a CDS encoding fumarylacetoacetate hydrolase family protein, with translation MASEFVFAPPATVSVPVAGQPARFPVHRIYCVGRNYEEHAKEMGFTGREPPFFFMKPADALVVVDAGQTGTMAYPSLTKNLHHEIELVVAIGTGGKNILAADAHKHIYGYAVGLDMTRRDLQNEMKKQGRPWDIGKSFEQSAPIGPIVPVAQAGDAEKAEISVQVNGTDRQRSNVSKLIWNVAETIEHLSAAWELQPGDLIFTGTPEGVAAVVAGDTLVGEVAGLPTLTVKVV, from the coding sequence ATGGCTTCCGAGTTCGTCTTCGCCCCGCCCGCCACCGTTTCGGTTCCCGTGGCCGGCCAGCCCGCCCGCTTCCCGGTGCACCGCATCTACTGCGTGGGCCGCAACTACGAAGAGCACGCCAAGGAAATGGGCTTCACCGGCCGCGAGCCGCCCTTCTTCTTCATGAAGCCGGCCGACGCGCTGGTGGTGGTCGACGCCGGCCAGACCGGCACCATGGCCTACCCCTCGCTGACCAAGAACCTGCACCACGAGATCGAACTCGTGGTGGCCATCGGCACCGGCGGCAAGAACATCCTGGCGGCCGACGCCCACAAGCACATCTACGGCTACGCGGTCGGCCTCGACATGACGCGCCGCGACCTCCAGAACGAGATGAAGAAGCAGGGTCGCCCCTGGGACATCGGCAAGAGCTTCGAGCAGAGCGCGCCCATCGGCCCGATCGTGCCCGTGGCACAGGCCGGCGATGCCGAGAAGGCGGAGATCTCGGTGCAGGTGAACGGCACCGACCGCCAGCGCAGCAACGTGAGCAAGCTGATCTGGAACGTGGCCGAGACCATCGAGCACCTCTCTGCCGCCTGGGAGCTGCAGCCCGGCGACCTGATCTTCACCGGCACGCCCGAAGGCGTGGCTGCCGTCGTTGCAGGCGACACGCTCGTGGGCGAAGTGGCGGGCCTGCCCACGCTGACCGTCAAGGTCGTCTGA
- a CDS encoding NUDIX hydrolase, whose product MLLRVPIKHCKNCGTAVVYRVPDDGDTKQRAVCPACHTIHYENPLNVVGTIPVLGDKVLLCKRNIEPRWGKWTLPAGFMELEETTAQGAARETDEEAGANYVMEGLFAVISVVRVGQVHLFYRARLLDDKFDPGHETIEAKLFTEEEIPWDEIAFRTVRETLEHYFEDRRRGSFDRVHTIDIV is encoded by the coding sequence ATGCTCCTGCGCGTTCCCATCAAGCACTGCAAGAACTGCGGCACCGCGGTGGTCTACCGCGTGCCCGACGACGGCGACACCAAGCAGCGCGCGGTGTGCCCGGCCTGCCACACCATCCACTACGAGAACCCGCTGAACGTGGTGGGCACGATCCCGGTCCTGGGCGACAAGGTGTTGCTGTGCAAGCGCAACATCGAGCCGCGCTGGGGCAAGTGGACGCTGCCGGCCGGCTTCATGGAACTCGAGGAAACCACCGCCCAGGGCGCGGCCCGCGAGACCGACGAGGAGGCCGGAGCCAACTACGTGATGGAGGGCCTGTTCGCCGTCATCAGCGTGGTGCGCGTGGGCCAGGTCCACCTGTTCTACCGCGCCCGGCTGCTCGACGACAAGTTCGACCCCGGCCACGAGACCATCGAGGCGAAGCTCTTCACCGAGGAAGAAATTCCCTGGGACGAGATCGCCTTCCGCACGGTGCGCGAAACGCTCGAGCACTATTTCGAAGACCGGCGGCGCGGCAGTTTCGACCGCGTCCACACCATCGACATCGTTTGA
- a CDS encoding CreA family protein: MTLRPRILLHAACGLGLALAASAHAEVVGDVDTAFKLIGPDHKIVVEAYDDPKVSGVTCYVSRAKTGGIKGAVGLAEDKAEASIACRQVGPVSVTQPLPKREEVYSERLSILFKRLRVVRMVDPKRNTLVYLTYSDLLIDGSPKNSITAVPIDRGTPIPLK, encoded by the coding sequence ATGACCCTCCGCCCCCGCATTCTTCTCCACGCAGCATGCGGCCTCGGGCTCGCCCTGGCCGCCTCGGCGCACGCGGAAGTCGTGGGCGACGTCGACACCGCCTTCAAGCTCATCGGCCCCGACCACAAGATCGTGGTGGAAGCCTACGACGACCCCAAGGTGAGCGGCGTGACCTGCTACGTGTCGCGCGCCAAGACCGGCGGCATCAAGGGCGCGGTGGGCCTGGCCGAGGACAAGGCCGAGGCCTCCATCGCCTGCCGCCAGGTCGGCCCGGTCTCGGTCACGCAGCCGCTGCCCAAGCGAGAGGAGGTCTACAGCGAGCGGCTGTCGATTCTCTTCAAGCGCCTGCGCGTGGTGCGCATGGTGGACCCCAAGCGCAACACGCTGGTCTACCTGACTTACTCCGACCTGCTGATCGACGGCTCGCCCAAGAACAGCATCACCGCGGTGCCGATCGACCGCGGCACGCCGATCCCGCTCAAGTAG
- a CDS encoding murein hydrolase activator EnvC family protein, protein MQLQTIVSRTAALALVLASLAACTTTDLTPRPAPVVTPPVQKPAALFVRPAAGATIARFDGVRNKGIDIAGNLGDAVVASADGRIVYVGGELPAYGNMIIVKHNETYLTAYAHLQTILVKENQVVRQGEKIGEMGKSNTDRVKLRFEIRKNGTAVNPEPYLNGLLQQ, encoded by the coding sequence ATGCAACTCCAGACCATTGTTTCCCGTACCGCCGCCCTGGCGCTGGTCCTCGCAAGCCTCGCGGCCTGCACCACCACCGACCTCACACCGCGCCCCGCGCCCGTGGTCACGCCGCCCGTGCAGAAACCCGCCGCGCTGTTCGTGCGCCCGGCCGCCGGCGCGACGATCGCGCGCTTCGACGGCGTGCGCAACAAGGGCATCGACATCGCCGGCAACCTCGGCGATGCGGTCGTCGCCTCGGCCGACGGCCGCATCGTGTACGTGGGCGGCGAACTGCCGGCCTACGGCAACATGATCATCGTCAAGCACAACGAGACCTACCTCACCGCCTACGCGCACCTGCAGACCATCCTCGTGAAGGAGAACCAGGTCGTGCGCCAGGGCGAGAAGATCGGCGAGATGGGCAAGAGCAACACCGACCGCGTGAAGCTGCGCTTCGAGATCCGCAAGAACGGCACCGCCGTGAATCCCGAGCCCTACCTCAACGGACTGCTGCAACAGTAG
- a CDS encoding phospholipase D family protein, which translates to MPNPPCRNADIPHIRWLAWLLLAFAAFFLAGCASLPGEDQVHRKPSTAIADGADTTLGRLVKATAPPGEPLSGFRLLPMPQFSLHARIELARRAQRSIDVQYYLVQNDETGRYLLRALRDAADRGVRVRLLVDDLYTAGADPLFTSFASHPNVEVRLFNPFPAGRDRFGTRWAWSILDFDRVHRRMHNKLYVVDNSVGVMGGRNMANEYFLRDGGSNFIDIDTLVAGAVVPRLSSLFDMYWNSPYVYPIESLVPATGESPQQLRERFDRLTTGPAQLHPEEPESTDLLGNNPLAKDLDAGALKLVWARAEAYADAPAKALGPEEARGLPADESRDSVLYNVRRYLRGAQNEVMQTTPYLIPGRGGMETIQIVRGNGVAYSIVTNSLAATDESLVHIGYRRYRAQMLRLGVELYELSPKRVEQTKRFGMYGSAAGRLHGKSAVIDRHTVFIGSMNFDPRSMLHNTEIGIFIFSPQIAQQLTSLIGFIRLDGAYQLQLGPTGAIEWVSPASGDAADTILHQEPETDFWARWRLDLLAPLVAESLL; encoded by the coding sequence ATGCCGAATCCTCCGTGCAGGAACGCAGACATCCCGCACATCCGGTGGCTGGCGTGGCTGCTGCTGGCGTTCGCGGCGTTCTTCCTTGCCGGCTGCGCCAGCCTGCCCGGCGAGGACCAGGTGCATCGCAAGCCTTCGACCGCCATCGCGGACGGCGCCGACACCACGCTCGGCCGCCTCGTGAAGGCCACCGCACCGCCCGGCGAGCCGCTCAGCGGGTTCCGCCTGCTGCCGATGCCGCAGTTCTCGCTGCACGCGCGCATCGAGCTCGCGCGCCGTGCGCAACGCTCCATCGACGTGCAGTACTACCTCGTGCAGAACGACGAGACCGGCCGCTACCTGCTGCGTGCCTTGCGCGACGCGGCGGACCGCGGCGTGCGCGTGCGGCTGCTGGTGGACGACCTCTACACCGCCGGCGCCGACCCGCTGTTCACCAGCTTCGCCTCGCACCCGAACGTGGAAGTGCGCCTGTTCAACCCGTTCCCGGCCGGGCGGGACCGCTTCGGCACGCGCTGGGCGTGGTCGATCCTCGATTTCGACCGCGTGCACCGCCGCATGCACAACAAGCTCTACGTGGTGGACAACAGCGTGGGCGTGATGGGCGGGCGCAACATGGCCAACGAGTACTTCCTGCGGGACGGCGGCTCGAACTTCATCGACATCGACACGCTGGTGGCCGGCGCCGTGGTGCCCCGGCTGTCGTCGCTGTTCGACATGTACTGGAACAGTCCGTACGTGTACCCCATCGAGTCGCTGGTGCCCGCCACCGGCGAGAGCCCGCAGCAACTGCGCGAGCGCTTCGACCGGCTCACCACCGGGCCCGCCCAGTTGCACCCCGAGGAGCCCGAGTCGACCGACCTTCTGGGCAACAACCCGCTGGCCAAGGACCTCGACGCCGGCGCGCTGAAGCTGGTGTGGGCCCGCGCCGAGGCCTATGCCGACGCGCCGGCCAAGGCGCTGGGGCCCGAGGAAGCGCGCGGCCTGCCCGCCGACGAGTCGCGCGACAGCGTGCTCTACAACGTGCGCCGCTACCTGCGCGGCGCGCAGAACGAGGTCATGCAGACCACGCCCTACCTGATCCCGGGGCGCGGCGGCATGGAAACCATCCAGATCGTGCGCGGCAACGGCGTGGCCTACAGCATCGTCACCAACTCGCTCGCGGCCACTGACGAATCGCTGGTGCACATCGGCTACCGCCGCTACCGCGCCCAGATGCTGCGCCTGGGCGTCGAGCTGTACGAACTGAGCCCGAAGCGGGTGGAGCAGACGAAGCGCTTCGGCATGTACGGCTCGGCGGCGGGCCGGCTGCACGGCAAGTCGGCGGTGATCGACCGCCACACGGTGTTCATCGGCTCGATGAACTTCGATCCGCGCTCGATGCTGCACAACACCGAGATCGGCATCTTCATCTTCAGCCCGCAGATCGCACAGCAGCTCACCAGCCTGATCGGTTTCATCCGGCTGGACGGCGCCTACCAGCTGCAGCTCGGGCCGACCGGGGCCATCGAATGGGTCAGTCCGGCCTCGGGTGACGCTGCCGACACCATCCTGCACCAGGAGCCCGAGACGGACTTCTGGGCCCGCTGGCGGCTGGATCTGCTGGCACCGCTGGTGGCCGAGAGCCTGCTCTAG
- the alkB gene encoding DNA oxidative demethylase AlkB produces MKNTAAATDSGRAHTGGSSSLSLFDDLPREAREPLGPGAFVLPGFALPFVNELLPAIDAVAGRAPFRHLVTPGGFTMSVALTNCGALGWTSDRRGYRYSATDPDTGLPWPPMPASFARLAREAAGAAGFENFAPDACLVNRYAPGARLSLHQDKDERDHGAPIVSVSLGMPAVFLFGGLARGDKAARVPLAHGDVVVWGGEDRLRYHGVLPLKEAPHPLLSQLGPIRINLTFRKAA; encoded by the coding sequence ATGAAGAACACGGCGGCCGCGACGGACTCCGGACGGGCGCACACCGGCGGGTCTTCCAGCCTCTCCTTGTTCGACGACCTGCCCCGCGAAGCCCGCGAGCCGCTCGGCCCCGGTGCGTTCGTGCTCCCCGGCTTCGCGCTGCCCTTCGTGAACGAGCTGCTGCCGGCGATCGACGCGGTGGCCGGGCGCGCGCCCTTTCGCCATCTCGTCACGCCGGGCGGCTTCACCATGTCCGTGGCGCTCACCAACTGCGGCGCGCTGGGCTGGACCAGCGACCGGCGCGGCTACCGCTACAGCGCCACCGACCCCGACACCGGCCTGCCATGGCCGCCCATGCCCGCATCGTTCGCACGCCTGGCGCGCGAGGCGGCTGGGGCGGCGGGCTTCGAAAACTTCGCGCCCGACGCCTGCCTGGTCAACCGCTACGCACCCGGCGCGCGGCTGTCGCTGCACCAGGACAAGGACGAGCGCGACCACGGCGCGCCCATCGTCTCGGTCTCGCTCGGCATGCCGGCGGTGTTCCTGTTCGGCGGGCTGGCACGGGGCGACAAGGCCGCGCGCGTGCCGCTGGCGCACGGCGACGTGGTGGTCTGGGGCGGCGAAGACCGGCTGCGCTACCACGGCGTGCTGCCGCTGAAGGAGGCACCCCACCCGCTTCTTTCGCAGCTCGGCCCCATCCGCATCAACCTCACATTCCGGAAAGCGGCCTGA
- a CDS encoding ABC transporter ATP-binding protein, with translation MQTPDKQLDPGNAIRQLYVALWHFAEGARGQLLGATALLASSQLIRLTLPYLAGQAINSLQRGELGGAGRWIATLAGVSMGAWVLHGPGRILERNVGMKVRERLADELYARIASAPLAWHDGHHSGELQHRVHQASRALSDFAQNQFIWLTNAVNFVGPLVALALLSRTSGVTALAGYVLIGLVIVRIDRALMTLARAENDADRRYVATLLDFLGNASTVIGLRLQGASRLLLRRRMAAISLPLKRTVVLNEGKWFSVDLMGLALTWGLVVVYVWQSRLPGQAVMLGAVFMIYQYAQQAAGVVSSVAANFSFFARMHTDYSSAEPIWHAPSGDVLATPPEQMPERDRIMADAPWRQLDIQSLQWRYAMRDTAPGANPVDGASASSPTEPARNGLHDVALTLRRGQRVALVGPSGGGKSTLLRVLAGLYPPHSGTLMFDGQPIDWPQLRRVATLIPQETELFEASIRENLAFGQPRDDAMLLAALHTSTFDEVLKASNGNLDTAVSERGFNLSGGQRQRLCLARGVLAAQGSSLLLLDEPTSALDAGTEARVLERIAGAFPDACVIASIHRLSLLDRFDTVVLMEAGRVLDHGPRDAVLARQPLLQRMAAPAGPHA, from the coding sequence ATGCAGACGCCCGACAAGCAACTCGACCCCGGCAACGCCATCCGCCAGCTCTACGTGGCGCTCTGGCACTTCGCCGAAGGCGCGCGCGGCCAGCTGCTGGGCGCCACCGCCCTGCTGGCTTCGTCACAGCTCATCCGCCTCACGCTGCCCTACCTCGCCGGCCAGGCCATCAACTCGCTGCAGCGCGGCGAGCTCGGCGGCGCCGGCCGCTGGATCGCGACACTGGCCGGCGTGTCGATGGGCGCCTGGGTGCTGCACGGGCCGGGGCGCATCCTGGAGCGCAACGTCGGCATGAAGGTGCGCGAGCGGCTGGCGGACGAGCTCTATGCGCGCATCGCCTCCGCGCCGCTGGCCTGGCACGACGGCCACCACTCGGGCGAACTGCAGCACCGCGTGCACCAGGCCAGCCGCGCGCTGTCGGACTTCGCGCAGAACCAGTTCATCTGGCTCACCAACGCCGTCAACTTCGTCGGTCCGCTGGTGGCGCTGGCCCTGCTGTCGCGCACCAGCGGCGTGACGGCGCTGGCAGGCTACGTGCTGATCGGGCTGGTCATCGTGCGCATCGACCGCGCGCTGATGACGCTCGCGCGCGCCGAGAACGACGCCGACCGCCGCTACGTGGCCACGCTGCTCGACTTCCTGGGCAATGCCTCGACGGTGATCGGCCTGCGCCTGCAGGGCGCGTCGCGGCTGCTGCTGCGCCGGCGCATGGCGGCCATTTCGCTGCCACTGAAACGCACCGTGGTGCTGAACGAAGGCAAGTGGTTCTCGGTCGACCTGATGGGGCTGGCGCTGACCTGGGGGCTGGTGGTGGTCTACGTGTGGCAGTCGCGGCTGCCGGGGCAGGCTGTGATGCTGGGCGCGGTGTTCATGATCTACCAGTACGCGCAGCAGGCGGCGGGCGTGGTCAGTTCGGTGGCCGCCAACTTCAGCTTCTTCGCGCGCATGCACACCGACTACAGCAGCGCCGAGCCGATCTGGCACGCGCCCTCGGGCGATGTGCTCGCCACGCCGCCCGAGCAGATGCCCGAGCGCGATCGCATCATGGCCGACGCGCCCTGGCGGCAGCTCGATATCCAGTCGCTGCAGTGGCGCTACGCCATGCGCGACACGGCGCCCGGCGCGAATCCCGTCGACGGCGCGTCTGCCTCCAGCCCGACCGAACCCGCGCGCAACGGCCTGCACGACGTGGCCCTCACGCTGCGCCGCGGCCAGCGCGTGGCGCTGGTGGGCCCGAGCGGCGGCGGCAAGAGCACGCTGCTGCGCGTGCTGGCCGGGCTGTATCCGCCGCACAGCGGCACGCTGATGTTCGACGGGCAACCCATCGACTGGCCGCAGCTGCGCCGCGTGGCCACGCTGATCCCGCAGGAGACCGAGCTCTTCGAGGCCAGCATCCGCGAGAACCTGGCCTTCGGCCAGCCGCGCGACGACGCGATGCTGCTCGCCGCGCTGCACACCAGCACCTTCGACGAGGTGCTGAAAGCCAGCAACGGCAACCTCGACACCGCCGTGTCGGAGCGCGGCTTCAACCTGTCGGGCGGCCAGCGCCAGCGGCTGTGCCTGGCGCGCGGCGTGCTCGCGGCCCAGGGCAGCTCGCTGCTGCTGCTCGACGAGCCCACCAGCGCGCTCGACGCCGGCACCGAGGCGCGCGTGCTCGAGCGCATCGCGGGCGCCTTTCCCGACGCCTGCGTGATCGCATCGATCCACAGGCTGAGCCTGCTCGATCGCTTCGACACCGTGGTGCTGATGGAGGCCGGCCGCGTGCTCGACCACGGTCCGCGCGACGCGGTGCTGGCGCGCCAGCCGCTGCTGCAGCGCATGGCCGCGCCGGCCGGCCCGCACGCCTGA
- a CDS encoding LacI family DNA-binding transcriptional regulator — protein MRENPSFASVPAPAPAAASLPDARRARVVDIARAAQVSTATVDRVLNRRPGVRDATVQRVLKAAGELDYLPGPELYAALTPPPLRLVFLLPAGTNRFIRMLGDMVGYSQEHWAPFNVQCRTVFIESFNPHELADALRRHGQRCDGIAMMALEHPAVREAVAALAARGLPVVTLISDLSNSERAAFVGLDNRAAGRTAGYLIGRFIGARTAKVALIAGSLSYKAHEEREAGFLHVIDEMFPRLEVVGLREGQDDADKNYRQTRALLEQHPDMGGIYNIGGASDGVARALKEAGREQKVVFIGHGLTPDTRALLIDGSMDAVITQSPHTTLMSCVRIFTNLRDKREALVGVETTRSQVIFRENLP, from the coding sequence ATGCGGGAAAACCCTTCATTCGCTTCCGTACCTGCGCCCGCGCCTGCAGCGGCCTCGCTGCCTGATGCGCGGCGCGCCCGCGTGGTCGACATCGCGCGCGCCGCGCAGGTCTCGACGGCCACGGTCGACCGCGTGCTCAACCGCCGCCCCGGCGTGCGCGACGCCACGGTGCAGCGCGTGCTCAAGGCGGCCGGCGAGCTCGACTACCTGCCGGGCCCCGAGCTGTACGCGGCGCTCACGCCGCCGCCGCTGCGGCTGGTGTTCCTGCTGCCGGCCGGCACCAACCGTTTCATCCGCATGCTGGGCGACATGGTGGGCTATTCGCAGGAGCACTGGGCGCCGTTCAACGTGCAGTGCCGCACGGTGTTCATCGAGAGCTTCAACCCGCACGAACTGGCCGACGCCTTGCGCCGCCACGGGCAGCGCTGCGACGGCATCGCGATGATGGCGCTGGAGCACCCCGCGGTGCGCGAGGCGGTGGCCGCGCTGGCGGCGCGCGGCCTGCCGGTGGTCACGCTCATTTCCGACCTGTCGAACTCGGAGCGCGCGGCCTTCGTGGGGCTGGACAACCGCGCGGCCGGGCGCACGGCGGGCTACCTCATCGGACGCTTCATCGGTGCGCGCACGGCCAAGGTCGCGCTCATCGCGGGCAGCCTGAGCTACAAGGCGCACGAGGAACGCGAGGCCGGGTTCCTTCACGTCATCGACGAGATGTTCCCGCGGCTGGAAGTGGTGGGCCTGCGCGAAGGGCAGGACGACGCGGACAAGAACTACCGCCAGACGCGCGCGCTGCTGGAGCAGCATCCCGACATGGGCGGCATCTACAACATCGGCGGCGCGTCCGACGGCGTGGCGCGCGCGCTGAAGGAAGCGGGGCGCGAGCAGAAGGTGGTCTTCATCGGCCACGGGCTCACGCCCGACACCCGCGCGCTGCTCATCGACGGCAGCATGGACGCGGTGATCACGCAGAGCCCGCACACCACGCTGATGAGCTGCGTGCGCATCTTCACCAACCTGCGCGACAAGCGCGAGGCGCTGGTCGGCGTGGAAACCACGCGCAGCCAGGTGATCTTCCGCGAGAACCTTCCGTAG